Part of the Spiroplasma endosymbiont of Poecilobothrus nobilitatus genome is shown below.
GTAACAACTTCTGTGGAAACAATTCAAGTTGAGGAAATATTAGCAAATCTATCAGATATTATTGCGAAGATTAATCAACATTTAAAACCAGGATGAAATTTTGCTCGCTTAAGTAATTATCATAAAGCTGTTTTAGTATATGGAGTTTATGAAATTTGTTATCAACAATTAGCAAAGGCAATTGTCATTAATGAAAGTTTAGAAATTTTAAAATTATATGGCGAAGATACTGATTTTAGTTATATTAATTCAGTCTTAGATCAAGTTTAATTTCTAAAATATAAGAATTAGTGGTCGTATAAAGAAAATAAGGGTTTTAGACAAATAAGAAAAAAAATACCTTTTTAATTTATTGAACTAAATAACATTTAAAAATAAAAACCCTTATTTTCTTTATACGACCGAATTAGTTATTACAAATAAAAATGGATATTTACTTTAATTTTGTAGAAAACTCTTGATATTTATAAAATATACCTAAAATTAGGTATATTTTATAAATATCAAGAGTTTTCTACAAAATTAAAGGCAAGATTTGAATTGTTTTTTTAGTTAGTCTAATCTTTTCACTCTGCTTGTTTTCTTGGATATGACGCAATAGTTCTGCCTTAGCAATTGGTTGAATACTAAAATATTGGATTCAAGCCAAAACCAATTGAGCAACAGTACAATTATATTTTTTAGCTTCGGCAACTAGAATTTGATTTTCCAATGTATTAGCAATTGGTGAATATGCTTGTACTAAAATATTTTTATTTTGACAATATTGCACACGATCTCATCTTTGGTTAAAAGGATTAAATTCAATTTGGTTTAAATTTGGATAAATACCCGTTTCTTCAAACAAAATTTCAATCATATCCTTATAAAAATTACTTACACCAACAACATTAATTAACCTTTTCGCTTTGCATTGTATCAATTCGGTATAGGCTTTGATAGTTTTATAAAAATTTAAATTTGGGCGATGAATTAAAACAATATCTAAATAAGTATAACATTTAATCGTTTTAACGACTCTAGCACAGCATTAGTAGTATTCTCTGCCTCAATATCATAACATCAAATTTTTGTTTCAATAGTAATATCTTCTCGCCTTTGGTTATTAGAATTTAAATATTTTTTAATTGCTCGTCCAACAATTTCTTCATTTTGATAAACCTTAGCGGTATCAATAATTTTAATAATTTTATAACCATTTTGTAAAGCATTAATAATCGCCTCTTCTTTTTTTAAAAATAAAGTTCCAAATGCAATTTTCTCTAAGCGAAATGGCATTGTTCTAACCTCCTCTAAAATTATTTACTATATTGTTTTAATAACTCTTCAACATTATCTGTTATTGGATATTTTGATATAATTTGATGATAAATATTATTATAACCAATAAAAGAATGGACAACATATTCTTTATCAATAATTTGTAATGGTTTTAAAACTGTTCCAACTGTTAAACTAGCGGCAAAAAACATTGCTTGTTTATCAGCAAGTAAATCTTGTTCAGAAAAAATTGTGTTGTAACTAATTTTTTTCTGTTCTAAACCTTGCTGTTCAATTTTCATTCGTAATGCTGTTTCTTTTTCATTTGGGCAAATTTGCTCATACCGAATTAAACGTGCAAACATTTTATAATTAGTTGCAATTGCTAATGCACTCATTAGAACTCCTTCTGGTGCACCACCACAATTCCATACAAAAAATCAGTCTTCTTTAAAACAACATCAATTGTTCCTAATACATCTCCTTCATTAATTAATTCAACCTTAATGCCTAATTGACGAATTGTTTTTATTATTTTTTGATGACGAGGTTTATTTAAAATAATGATAGCATTACAAAAGTTGAGATTTTACAAAAAAATATAAATAAAAACAACTAAACAAATTAAATAAATTTACTAAAAACCTAATATTAAGCATTTTTTTTGCATTACTTAATTAATAAGTAAATTTAATTTTGTTTGTTATACTTACAAACCTCAACTTTTTTCTTACTATCAAAAATTATATGAAAAAAATATTAAGTATCTTAACAATGTCAACAGCTATTTTAAATGGAATAAGCGAAATTACTGCCATTAAACCTAATAATAATGAAATTTTAACAAACTTTATTAAAAATGAAAATAAATATGCTAAATTAATAAAAATTAATACATAAACAGTACAATTTATTGCTTTTGATGATAAAGGTGATAGTTTTATGGGTACTAAAAATGAACTTTATTATTTACAATATAAGAAAAAAAAAACAAAAGATTAATGGAATTAATGAATTGGTTAAAACAATTACTTTTCATAAAAATATTACTTACATCGGAACTGAGAAAGGCGCTTATATCTTAAAAAAAATGGGGAAACAACCACTATCAAAATAAATAAAATTAATAATATAAAAATTAATACAATTAATGTTCTTAACAAGAATGTTTATTTTGGAAGTGATAATGGTGCTTGCATCTTAAAAGATGGCGAAACAACAGCGACTAAGATAGAAAATATTAATACTCAATATGTTCATGGGATAACAGTTAACAATCAGATTTATTCTTTAATTTTGTAGAAAACTCTTGATATTTAATATTTATATTTATAAAATATACCTAAAATTAGGTATATTTTTAATATAAGAGGTGAATAATTAATGGAAAAAATAATTGAAGAATTAATAAATAGTTTAACAGATGATCAATTTTTAGAATTTCATGAAAAAGTCAAAAAAGAAGCAGAATTAATTAAAAAACAAAAACGCTTAAATGAAATTGATCAAAAATTTAGGGATAAAGGTATTAAATGTCCTAATTGTCAATCTTTTTATTGTGTTAAAAATAGTCATAATCCTGAAGGAAAACAAAAATATTTATGCAAAAAATGTCGTGCTAGTTTTGATGCTTTTCGTGATCATTTTACGTATTGAAGTCATTTAAATTATGAACAGTGAAATTTATTGATTCAAATTTCATTATTAGGGCAATATAGTAAAATGATTTCCCACTTTATTAAAACATCACCGAAAACCGCTTGATATAATCGCCAAAAAATAATGAAATAAAAACAATTAGAAAACACCAAATTAAAATTTAAAACGTTAAATGGCCAAATTCAAATCGATGAAACATTTATTAAAGAAATCCACAAAGGTAATTTTAAAGATAAATTTGATAAAAGAAAAATTCATCTTGATTCAATTCATTTTCAACCAACACTAAATGTTGTATTCAAATGGCTGTTGATAGCAATAATAATATTTATGTTAAATCAACCAACACAAAATGATTACAAAAACAGTGAATTATTGAAAATATTAATAAACAATTAATCAAAGAAAATTCAATTATTATTTCTGACATACAACCATTATATTTATTAGTAGCAAAACAAACAAATTCTATTTTATTAGCAACTAAAACTAGTACAAATCCTGATGCTAGTTATCGGAAGTTAAATAAAATTAGTAAATTACAATCAAATCTTAAAGAATCCTTAATTCATTATCATGGCTTAGGTTTCACGAACATTCAAAATTATTTAAATCTCTGAAAATGAAAATACCAGCATAAAGGTTTAACACCAAACCAACAATCATCGGTATTATATTTTAACGTATAAAAAAGTTAAATAACAATATTAAAATTTTATATAATTTTCT
Proteins encoded:
- a CDS encoding transcription antitermination factor NusB; amino-acid sequence: MSKRQERINIINLLYRHFVLQHDVLTTKQEAYDFSQMVTTSVETIQVEEILANLSDIIAKINQHLKPGWNFARLSNYHKAVLVYGVYEICYQQLAKAIVINESLEILKLYGEDTDFSYINSVLDQV
- a CDS encoding IS1/IS1595 family N-terminal zinc-binding domain-containing protein codes for the protein MEKIIEELINSLTDDQFLEFHEKVKKEAELIKKQKRLNEIDQKFRDKGIKCPNCQSFYCVKNSHNPEGKQKYLCKKCRASFDAFRDHFTYWSHLNYEQWNLLIQISLLGQYSKMISHFIKTSPKTAWYNRQKIMK
- a CDS encoding fructose-bisphosphatase class II; its protein translation is MIILNKPRHQKIIKTIRQLGIKVELINEGDVLGTIDVVLKKTDFLYGIVVVHQKEF